A genomic window from Onychostoma macrolepis isolate SWU-2019 chromosome 22, ASM1243209v1, whole genome shotgun sequence includes:
- the LOC131530606 gene encoding uncharacterized protein LOC131530606 — translation MKNVFLLFSSVLLDGVFGKTKKVSVKEGDCLTLHTDVTEIQRIFLLMWMYGSQNTIIAKIDGKTQAVSLYDVDDGRFEDRLQLDNKTGSLNIRDIRTKHSGDYHLKIISNATFLQTFSVTVHDVIFAGLENKKEGDSVTLHTGVTDSQKHDLIRWTFGPTNPDSLIAEMNIKIDEITFGPDDIYRERLQLDHQTGSLTIRDVRTTDTGVYQLQISNSKETLYKRFNVFVTIPEPGLSTGYIVLICALLFAVVSSGVIYYMLRYYKQKGKCCQ, via the exons ATGAAGAAcgtgtttttacttttttcttccgTACTTTTGGACG GTGTGTTTGGCAAGACGAAAAAGGTGTCAGTGAAGGAGGGAGATTGTCTCACTCTACACACCGATGTCACTGAAATACAgagaatatttttgttaatgtgGATGTATGGATCTCAAAACACTATTATCGCCAAAATTGATGGGAAAACTCAGGCAGTCTCGTTATACGATGTTGATGATGGGAGGTTTGAAGACAGACTGCAGTTGGACAATAAGACTGGATCTCTGAACATCAGGGACATCAGAACCAAACACTCTGGAGATTATCATCTGAAGATCATCAGCAACGCGACCTTCCTCCAGACATTCAGTGTTACTGTCCATG atgTGATTTTTGCAGGGttagaaaacaagaaagaagGAGATTCTGTTACTCTGCACACTGGTGTTACTGATTCACAGAAACATGATCTAATACGGTGGACATTTGGACCTACGAATCCAGACAGCCTTAtagctgaaatgaacattaagatTGATGAGATCACATTCGGTCCAGATGATATATACAGAGAAAGACTCCAGCTGGATCATCAGACAGGATCTCTCACCATCAGAGATGTCAGAACAACAGACACTGGAGTTTATCAGCTACAGATCTCCAACAGTAAAGAAACACTATACAAGAGATTCAACGTTTTTGTCA CCATTCCAGAACCAGGTCTGTCCACAGGATATATTGTGCTGATTTGTGCCCTGCTGTTTGCGGTTGTATCTTCGGGTGTGATTTACTATATGCTCAGATACTATAAACAGAAAGGTAAGTGTTGTCAATAG